Proteins from a genomic interval of Pseudomonadota bacterium:
- a CDS encoding DUF6473 family protein, which translates to MAAGEQMELAMAELGLGRTLLELQPCRYGYSRIQFRGPEADLDAPYIAFLGATETVGPFLTRPFPALVADKLGFECANLGVKNAGPDVFLNDPEILRVARGAAAVVIEVMGASNLSNAFYKVHPRRNDRFIKAHLPLLSRAPDLDLTEVHFTGHLMQKIAVHAPELIDDVVAELRATWVERMQALVRAVGKPVHLLRFVDGPGAPPTAALVEPMMTAAVASKAVSITRVRPSQAATDSGMSEMFFAAPEAPVAARMLSAEAHREVAEALALSVGGHMKKARAG; encoded by the coding sequence ATGGCCGCGGGTGAACAGATGGAGTTGGCCATGGCCGAACTGGGGCTGGGGCGCACGCTGCTGGAATTGCAGCCGTGCCGATACGGGTATTCACGCATTCAGTTCCGCGGGCCGGAGGCGGATCTCGATGCGCCCTACATCGCCTTTCTGGGCGCCACGGAGACGGTGGGCCCGTTTCTCACGCGGCCCTTTCCCGCGCTTGTGGCCGACAAGCTGGGCTTCGAATGCGCCAATCTGGGGGTGAAGAATGCGGGGCCCGACGTCTTTCTCAACGACCCCGAGATCCTACGCGTGGCGCGGGGCGCAGCAGCAGTGGTGATCGAGGTCATGGGGGCCTCGAACCTCTCCAACGCCTTCTACAAGGTGCATCCGCGCCGCAACGACCGCTTCATCAAGGCGCATCTTCCGCTCCTGTCGCGGGCGCCGGATCTCGATCTCACGGAAGTCCATTTCACCGGTCACCTCATGCAGAAGATCGCCGTCCACGCGCCGGAGCTCATCGACGACGTGGTGGCAGAGCTCCGCGCGACATGGGTGGAGCGGATGCAGGCACTGGTGCGGGCGGTGGGTAAGCCGGTGCATCTCCTGCGCTTCGTGGATGGGCCGGGGGCGCCGCCCACGGCGGCCCTCGTGGAGCCCATGATGACGGCGGCCGTGGCCAGCAAGGCCGTGAGCATCACGCGGGTGCGCCCCTCCCAGGCCGCCACCGACAGTGGCATGAGCGAGATGTTCTTTGCCGCGCCCGAGGCACCGGTGGCGGCGCGCATGCTGAGCGCGGAGGCCCATCGCGAGGTGGCCGAGGCGCTGGCGCTTTCGGTGGGCGGGCACATGAAAAAGGCCCGCGCCGGGTAG
- a CDS encoding cytochrome b, with protein MALTNSAQGYGTLTKVFHWSIVILFALQFVGGNIMTAIGFNSSFAGISTNDYYNWHKSLGLVALFVAVLRLINRQLGQLPPWAPTLTTGEKTFIHRVEQVFYLAMFVMPVTGWLYVMWGNYGVNLFGVWEMPRPLPRDDTLRDIAKWAHIGAGWVLLAAMAGHIGLVMRHQLVKKDGLLKRML; from the coding sequence ATGGCCCTCACGAATTCCGCCCAAGGCTACGGCACGCTGACCAAGGTCTTTCACTGGTCGATCGTGATCCTCTTCGCGCTGCAATTCGTGGGCGGCAACATCATGACGGCGATCGGCTTCAACTCGAGCTTCGCGGGCATCAGCACCAACGACTATTACAATTGGCACAAGTCGCTCGGCCTCGTGGCGCTCTTCGTCGCGGTGCTGCGCCTCATCAACCGGCAGCTCGGGCAGCTGCCGCCCTGGGCGCCCACTCTCACGACCGGCGAAAAGACCTTCATCCACCGCGTGGAGCAGGTCTTTTACCTCGCCATGTTCGTGATGCCGGTGACGGGATGGCTCTACGTGATGTGGGGCAATTACGGCGTGAACCTTTTCGGCGTGTGGGAGATGCCACGGCCCCTGCCGCGGGATGACACGCTCCGCGACATCGCGAAGTGGGCGCATATCGGCGCGGGCTGGGTGCTGCTGGCGGCGATGGCCGGGCATATCGGCCTCGTGATGCGCCACCAGCTCGTCAAGAAAGACGGCCTCCTGAAACGCATGCTCTGA
- a CDS encoding cob(I)yrinic acid a,c-diamide adenosyltransferase, which produces MVVLSKIYTRTGDGGETALGNGSRVAKHSMRVTSYGTVDELNATVGMARLHTEGPMDAQLSAIQNDLFDLGADLCRPDMEKDGEAEYPPLRVTAGQVERLESEIDAMNARLTPLKSFILPGGSALAAHLHLCRTVARRAERLSVELGTMESVNPAGVKYLNRLSDWFFVAARIANDDGAADVLWVPGANR; this is translated from the coding sequence ATGGTCGTTTTGTCGAAGATCTACACGCGCACGGGAGACGGCGGGGAGACCGCGCTGGGCAACGGGAGCCGTGTGGCCAAGCATTCCATGCGCGTGACCTCCTACGGCACGGTGGACGAGCTCAACGCCACCGTGGGCATGGCCCGGCTGCACACCGAGGGCCCTATGGACGCGCAGCTCTCCGCGATCCAGAACGATCTGTTCGATCTCGGCGCGGATCTCTGCCGCCCGGACATGGAAAAGGACGGCGAGGCCGAATATCCGCCGCTGCGCGTCACGGCGGGGCAGGTGGAGCGCCTCGAGAGCGAGATCGATGCCATGAACGCACGCCTGACGCCGCTCAAGAGCTTCATCCTGCCCGGCGGCTCCGCCCTCGCCGCGCATCTCCATCTCTGCCGCACTGTGGCGCGCCGCGCCGAGCGGCTCTCGGTGGAGCTCGGCACGATGGAGAGCGTGAACCCCGCGGGCGTCAAATACCTCAACCGCCTGTCGGACTGGTTCTTCGTGGCTGCGCGCATCGCCAATGACGACGGCGCCGCCGACGTGCTCTGGGTCCCCGGCGCGAACCGCTGA
- a CDS encoding electron transfer flavoprotein subunit beta/FixA family protein, with product MKVLVPVKRVIDYNVKVRVKADGSGVDLANVKMSMNPFDEIAVEEAIRMKEKGVASEVVAVSIGVKQAQETLRTALAMGADRAILVVAADDVHQDIEPLAVAKILKGVIDAEEPGLVLAGKQAIDNDMNATGQMLAALTGWSQATFASEIAVDGEEATVTREVDGGLQTIRVKMPAIITVDLRLNEPRYASLPNIMKAKKKPLDEKTAADYGVDVTPRLEIVKTGEPAARAAGIKVGSVDELVSKLKEAGAV from the coding sequence ATGAAGGTCCTCGTACCTGTCAAACGCGTGATCGACTACAACGTGAAAGTCCGCGTGAAGGCGGATGGCAGCGGTGTCGATCTGGCCAACGTCAAGATGTCCATGAACCCCTTCGACGAGATCGCCGTCGAAGAGGCGATCCGCATGAAGGAAAAGGGCGTGGCCTCAGAGGTCGTGGCCGTGTCCATCGGCGTCAAGCAGGCGCAGGAGACGCTGCGGACCGCGCTCGCCATGGGGGCCGACCGCGCGATCCTCGTGGTCGCCGCCGATGACGTCCACCAGGACATCGAGCCCCTCGCCGTCGCCAAGATCCTCAAGGGCGTGATCGACGCCGAAGAGCCCGGCCTCGTTCTCGCGGGCAAGCAGGCCATCGACAACGACATGAACGCCACGGGCCAGATGCTGGCCGCGCTCACCGGCTGGTCGCAGGCCACCTTCGCTTCCGAGATCGCCGTGGATGGCGAAGAGGCGACCGTGACGCGCGAAGTGGATGGCGGGCTCCAGACGATCCGGGTCAAGATGCCCGCGATCATTACGGTGGACCTGCGCCTCAACGAGCCGCGCTATGCCTCGCTGCCGAACATCATGAAGGCGAAGAAGAAGCCGCTCGATGAAAAGACCGCCGCCGATTACGGCGTCGACGTCACGCCGCGCCTCGAGATCGTGAAGACGGGCGAGCCCGCGGCCCGCGCCGCCGGCATCAAGGTGGGCTCGGTGGACGAGCTCGTATCGAAACTCAAGGAAGCGGGAGCTGTATGA
- a CDS encoding DUF898 family protein, protein MDGWHLADFPATIDSPDAAARPGPDAGPDADHDAGLEPGQDHTDPEPALGTQWRGTRGPLFRLTLWTGLLTILTLGLYRFWARTRVRRWYWSAIRPGGFPLEYTGTPYEKLLGFLVAVVILAFYIGVVNLILMFVSFSLLSAPGLAYGLTLLGVAPLWFFATYRAQRYLLARTRWMGIRFGLEPGAWRYALLASWHWGLTLLTLGAWHPRLRFALARYRHDRMWFGTQKLSQGGDWRMLYPAYAHVLIGGTLTLGTLFITVSDVNAFFLGLEAEDLGQVAPITPFWQMFGIGIPWLLYGLVHYSVESRRLLVSHLSVGAVGLLPRPRVSWVLWIAISGNLLRYAALFALILAAAFALLGLALVAGATLEQLEGDDPMVLLRIIGGGLPDWVPIAMTALFYFGIFLLWNVLTHVFLTMPTWRHYAATLGITGPGKLSSIAQRARDESREAGGFAEALDVGAAI, encoded by the coding sequence CTGGACGGATGGCACCTCGCGGATTTCCCCGCGACAATCGATTCACCTGACGCCGCCGCGCGCCCCGGCCCCGATGCAGGACCAGATGCCGACCACGATGCAGGCTTAGAACCCGGCCAGGATCATACCGACCCGGAGCCCGCACTCGGCACCCAGTGGCGCGGCACGCGGGGCCCGCTCTTCAGGCTGACCCTCTGGACCGGTCTCCTGACGATCCTGACGCTCGGGCTCTACCGGTTCTGGGCGCGCACCCGCGTCCGGCGCTGGTACTGGAGCGCGATCCGGCCGGGCGGCTTTCCCCTCGAATATACCGGTACGCCCTACGAGAAGCTCCTGGGCTTCCTCGTGGCGGTCGTCATCCTCGCTTTCTACATCGGCGTGGTGAACCTAATCCTGATGTTCGTGAGCTTCTCTCTCCTCTCCGCGCCGGGCCTCGCCTACGGGCTCACGCTCCTCGGGGTGGCGCCACTCTGGTTCTTCGCGACCTATCGCGCGCAGCGCTACCTCCTCGCGCGGACGCGCTGGATGGGCATCCGCTTCGGGCTCGAGCCCGGCGCGTGGCGCTACGCACTTCTGGCGTCCTGGCACTGGGGGCTCACGCTCCTAACGCTGGGTGCGTGGCATCCGCGGCTGCGCTTCGCGCTGGCGCGCTACCGCCATGACCGCATGTGGTTCGGCACCCAGAAGCTTTCGCAGGGCGGCGATTGGCGCATGCTTTACCCGGCTTATGCCCATGTGCTCATCGGAGGCACGCTCACGCTCGGCACCCTCTTCATCACGGTCTCGGACGTGAATGCTTTCTTCCTCGGGCTCGAGGCCGAGGATCTCGGGCAGGTCGCGCCGATCACGCCGTTCTGGCAGATGTTCGGGATCGGCATCCCCTGGCTGCTCTACGGCCTCGTGCATTACAGCGTGGAGAGCCGCAGGCTCCTCGTCTCGCATCTCTCGGTGGGCGCGGTGGGGCTCTTGCCGCGGCCGCGGGTGAGCTGGGTCCTCTGGATCGCGATCTCGGGCAATCTCCTGCGCTATGCCGCGCTCTTTGCGCTGATCCTCGCGGCGGCATTCGCGCTCCTGGGCCTCGCCCTCGTCGCCGGTGCCACCCTCGAGCAGCTTGAGGGCGACGATCCTATGGTGCTCCTGCGGATCATCGGCGGCGGGCTGCCGGACTGGGTGCCCATAGCCATGACGGCGCTCTTCTATTTCGGGATTTTCCTGCTCTGGAACGTGCTCACGCATGTCTTCCTGACCATGCCCACCTGGCGGCACTACGCGGCCACGCTCGGCATCACCGGCCCGGGCAAGCTCTCGAGCATCGCCCAGCGGGCGCGGGATGAAAGCCGGGAGGCCGGGGGCTTCGCCGAGGCGCTCGACGTGGGGGCCGCCATATGA
- a CDS encoding M48 family metallopeptidase, with translation MTLLRIGARHETFEGKGLYFDGETPAAQKATLTIDEAAGALAIALPGADAPRLWPLKEIRQVRDQAGRDMMVLRLRRMATERLVLTAWEDQRILLARAPELTRRPPVEGKGRLAVWGTGAVAAVAAMIFLLIPFLADRLAGLLPPAGKRALGETVLEDVRVAFNQTGIDPLPLCEAPAGLAALEAMGARLFPEPVAEAELTVHVLDHEMVNAFALPGGIVVLMRGLIEAAESPDEVAAVYAHEVGHVVARDPSRIALRTVGSTGVLGLLLGDFAGGAAVLFLTNRLITADYTQAAEAAADAFASEALARADVAPGALATFFERLLEEYGDTSGVVQHFLSHPALVDRIDAAREAGEDGTFSPVLSAEDWAALQSICEETDGGA, from the coding sequence ATGACGCTCCTGCGCATCGGAGCCCGCCACGAGACCTTCGAGGGCAAGGGGCTGTACTTCGACGGCGAGACGCCGGCGGCCCAAAAAGCCACGCTCACCATCGACGAGGCTGCGGGGGCGCTCGCCATCGCACTGCCGGGGGCAGACGCCCCGCGCCTCTGGCCGCTCAAGGAGATCCGGCAGGTGCGCGATCAGGCAGGTAGGGACATGATGGTCCTCCGGCTGCGCCGCATGGCCACCGAGCGGCTCGTGCTCACCGCCTGGGAAGACCAGCGCATCCTGCTCGCGCGCGCGCCCGAGCTCACCCGCCGCCCGCCGGTGGAGGGCAAGGGGCGCCTCGCGGTCTGGGGCACGGGCGCGGTGGCGGCGGTGGCCGCGATGATCTTCCTCCTGATCCCGTTTCTCGCTGACCGGCTCGCCGGTCTCCTGCCGCCCGCGGGCAAGCGCGCGCTGGGAGAGACCGTACTCGAGGATGTGCGCGTGGCCTTCAACCAGACGGGCATCGACCCGCTGCCGCTCTGCGAGGCCCCCGCGGGGCTCGCGGCGCTCGAGGCCATGGGCGCGCGGCTTTTTCCCGAGCCGGTGGCGGAGGCCGAGCTTACCGTGCACGTGCTCGACCACGAAATGGTCAATGCTTTCGCGCTGCCCGGCGGCATCGTCGTACTGATGCGCGGGCTCATCGAGGCCGCCGAGAGCCCGGACGAGGTGGCGGCGGTCTATGCCCACGAGGTGGGCCATGTCGTGGCCCGGGACCCCTCCCGCATCGCGCTGCGGACAGTGGGCTCGACGGGCGTGCTGGGGCTTCTTCTGGGCGATTTCGCGGGGGGCGCAGCGGTGCTCTTCCTAACCAACCGCCTCATCACCGCCGATTACACGCAGGCCGCGGAAGCCGCCGCCGATGCCTTCGCGAGCGAGGCGCTCGCCCGCGCGGACGTGGCCCCCGGCGCGCTGGCGACCTTCTTCGAGCGGCTTCTGGAGGAATACGGCGACACATCGGGCGTCGTGCAGCACTTCCTCTCCCACCCCGCCCTCGTGGACCGCATCGATGCGGCCCGCGAGGCGGGCGAGGACGGCACCTTTTCGCCGGTCCTCTCCGCCGAAGACTGGGCCGCGCTGCAGAGCATCTGCGAGGAGACGGATGGCGGCGCCTGA
- a CDS encoding DNA topoisomerase IV subunit A, whose product MAEGDDDSEMMLNEVAEPLRRAIGERYLTYALSTIMHRALPDARDGLKPVHRRILYAMRRLRLSPDGKFLKSAKISGDTMGDFHPHGDGAIYDAMARLAQDFAVRYPLVDGQGNFGNVDGDNPAASRYTEARLTAYAEALMEGLDEDSVDFRDNYDGRLQEPSVLPASAPNLLANGAAGIAVGMATNIPPHNLHELIDACLHLIKAPNARDETLMDYVQGPDFPTGGVIVEPRESMAESYRTGRGSFRLRCRWEREDLGRGQWQVVVTEIPYQVAKSKLIEKLAEVIQTKKVPLLADVRDESADDIRIVLEPRSKNVDPDVLMGMLFRNSDLETRFSLNMNVLIDGVTPKVCSMKEVLRAFLDHRREVLLRRTGHRLGKIDHRLEVLEGLIIAFLNLDRVIDIIRYDDDPKAALMAEDWDRDFPRARDEEDYIGPMGLGLEPDPALTEVQVEAILNMRLRSLRRLEEMELVREKEALEAERDELRDLVATEELQWKRIAEELREVRTNFGQNSWRGQRLTSFAEAGEVEEVPLEAMIDREPVTIVCSKMGWIRAMSGHIDLTRELKYRDGDEGRFVFHAETTDRLMAFGSNGRFYTLSVSNLPGGRGMGEPLRLMVDLPNEADIVALFIHQPGRKLLVASSAGDGFLVPEDEVVAQTKSGKQALNVRAPARALLCKPVTGDAVACVGENRKVIVFGLDELPEMGRGKGVRLQRYKDGGLSDAITFTLGEGLSWRDPAGRTRSVERPELDEWIGKRAGSGRMAPRGFPRDNRFT is encoded by the coding sequence ATGGCCGAGGGCGATGATGACAGCGAGATGATGCTCAACGAGGTGGCAGAACCCCTGCGCCGGGCCATCGGCGAGCGGTACCTGACCTACGCGCTCTCCACGATCATGCACCGCGCGCTGCCCGATGCCCGCGACGGTTTGAAGCCGGTGCACCGCCGCATTCTCTACGCCATGCGCCGGCTCAGGCTCTCGCCCGACGGCAAGTTTCTCAAGTCTGCCAAGATCAGCGGCGACACGATGGGCGATTTCCACCCCCATGGCGACGGGGCGATCTACGATGCCATGGCCCGGCTCGCGCAGGATTTCGCCGTGCGCTACCCGCTCGTCGACGGGCAGGGCAATTTCGGGAACGTGGACGGCGATAACCCGGCCGCCTCGCGCTACACCGAAGCGCGGCTTACGGCCTATGCCGAGGCCCTCATGGAGGGGCTCGACGAGGACAGCGTCGATTTCCGTGACAATTACGACGGCAGGCTCCAGGAGCCGTCCGTGCTCCCGGCCTCCGCGCCCAACCTCCTGGCCAACGGCGCGGCGGGCATCGCGGTGGGCATGGCCACCAATATCCCGCCCCACAACCTCCACGAACTGATCGACGCTTGCCTGCATCTCATCAAGGCGCCGAATGCGCGCGACGAAACGCTGATGGACTACGTCCAGGGGCCCGATTTCCCCACCGGGGGCGTGATCGTCGAGCCGCGCGAGAGCATGGCCGAAAGCTACCGCACCGGGCGCGGCTCCTTCCGGCTTCGCTGCCGCTGGGAGCGGGAAGACCTGGGGCGCGGCCAGTGGCAAGTGGTGGTCACCGAGATCCCCTACCAGGTGGCGAAGTCGAAGCTCATCGAGAAGCTCGCGGAGGTGATCCAGACGAAGAAGGTCCCGCTTCTCGCAGACGTCCGCGACGAGAGCGCCGACGACATCCGTATTGTCCTCGAGCCGCGCTCGAAGAACGTGGACCCCGACGTGCTCATGGGGATGCTCTTCCGCAATTCCGATCTCGAGACGCGCTTCTCGCTCAACATGAACGTGCTGATCGACGGCGTGACCCCCAAGGTCTGCTCGATGAAGGAGGTGCTGCGCGCCTTCCTCGATCACCGCCGCGAGGTGCTCTTGCGCCGCACCGGGCATCGGCTGGGCAAGATCGACCACCGGCTCGAAGTGCTCGAAGGCCTCATCATCGCCTTCCTCAACCTTGACCGTGTCATCGACATCATCCGCTACGACGACGATCCCAAGGCCGCGCTCATGGCCGAGGACTGGGACCGCGACTTCCCCCGCGCCCGCGACGAGGAGGATTACATCGGCCCCATGGGCCTCGGGCTCGAGCCCGACCCGGCCCTCACCGAGGTGCAGGTGGAGGCGATCCTCAACATGCGCCTGCGCTCGCTCCGGCGGCTCGAGGAGATGGAGCTGGTGCGCGAGAAGGAGGCGCTGGAGGCCGAGCGCGACGAGTTGCGAGATCTCGTGGCCACCGAGGAGCTGCAATGGAAACGCATCGCCGAAGAGCTCCGCGAGGTGCGCACGAATTTTGGCCAAAATTCGTGGCGCGGGCAGAGATTGACGTCCTTTGCCGAGGCGGGCGAGGTGGAGGAGGTCCCGCTCGAGGCGATGATCGACCGGGAGCCGGTGACGATCGTCTGCTCGAAAATGGGCTGGATCCGCGCGATGTCGGGCCATATCGATCTCACCCGCGAGCTGAAATACCGCGACGGCGATGAAGGCCGCTTCGTCTTCCACGCGGAGACGACCGACCGGCTGATGGCCTTCGGCTCCAACGGCCGCTTCTACACGCTCTCGGTCTCGAACCTGCCCGGCGGCCGTGGCATGGGAGAGCCGCTCCGCCTCATGGTCGATCTGCCAAACGAGGCCGACATCGTGGCGCTCTTCATCCACCAGCCGGGGCGCAAGCTCCTCGTGGCCTCGAGCGCGGGCGACGGTTTTCTCGTGCCCGAGGACGAGGTCGTCGCGCAGACGAAATCGGGCAAGCAGGCGCTCAATGTCCGCGCGCCTGCCCGCGCCCTCCTCTGCAAGCCCGTCACGGGCGACGCGGTGGCTTGCGTGGGCGAGAACCGCAAGGTGATCGTCTTCGGCCTTGATGAGCTGCCGGAAATGGGCCGAGGTAAGGGCGTAAGGCTGCAACGCTACAAGGACGGGGGCCTCAGCGATGCCATCACCTTCACCTTGGGAGAAGGCCTCTCTTGGCGAGACCCCGCGGGGCGGACCCGGAGCGTGGAGCGCCCCGAGCTCGACGAATGGATCGGAAAGCGCGCCGGCTCTGGACGGATGGCACCTCGCGGATTTCCCCGCGACAATCGATTCACCTGA
- a CDS encoding SH3 domain-containing protein: MGRFMVVTFLLLGWAFFELSGGTDFEPPVAEERPLSVLLEQVAAEEGGQVARASTSPATSPIITEGDVTVRRVPLTRARLEQPQTGLETQTDVETQTGLEALTVAENAAPLAPEAAPEDLRTVSASRVNMRGGPGTTFDVLDTLSRGAEARVLEDPGNGWVQIRVSDTGQVGWMAARLMTPVN; this comes from the coding sequence ATGGGCCGGTTTATGGTCGTCACGTTTCTTTTGCTCGGCTGGGCGTTCTTTGAATTGAGCGGTGGGACGGATTTCGAGCCGCCCGTGGCCGAGGAGCGGCCTTTGAGCGTGCTTTTGGAGCAGGTCGCCGCGGAAGAAGGGGGTCAGGTGGCTCGCGCCAGCACCTCCCCTGCCACCTCGCCCATCATCACCGAGGGCGACGTGACCGTGCGCCGCGTGCCATTGACCCGCGCACGCCTCGAACAGCCGCAAACGGGCCTCGAGACGCAGACAGATGTTGAGACGCAAACCGGCCTTGAGGCGCTGACAGTCGCCGAGAACGCCGCGCCGCTTGCCCCTGAGGCCGCGCCAGAGGATCTCCGCACCGTCTCCGCCTCCCGCGTCAACATGCGCGGTGGCCCGGGGACGACCTTCGACGTGCTCGATACGCTGAGCCGCGGGGCCGAGGCGCGGGTGCTTGAGGATCCGGGCAATGGCTGGGTCCAGATCCGGGTGAGCGATACCGGGCAGGTGGGCTGGATGGCTGCGCGGCTCATGACGCCCGTGAACTGA
- a CDS encoding twin transmembrane helix small protein, producing MQDPMLLVAILAIVFVAVILAVGIGGFARGGEFNKKYANKIMQMRLVAQAVAVVIILILIASRG from the coding sequence ATGCAAGACCCCATGCTACTCGTCGCCATCCTCGCCATCGTCTTCGTGGCCGTGATCCTGGCCGTGGGCATCGGCGGCTTTGCCCGTGGCGGTGAGTTCAACAAGAAATATGCCAACAAGATCATGCAGATGCGCCTCGTGGCCCAGGCCGTGGCCGTGGTCATCATCTTGATCCTGATCGCCTCCCGGGGCTGA
- a CDS encoding SDR family NAD(P)-dependent oxidoreductase — protein MAAKSILITGCSSGIGADCAVFLRAQGWRVFASCRNEEDCARLREDGFEAPRIDYEDEASIEAGLEAVLEATGGTLDALFNNGAYAVPGAVEDLPRAALRQNLEANLLGYHDLTRRVIPVMRAQGHGRILNCSSVLGFAALRWRGSYNTTKFALEGLSDTLRLELRGTGIHVVLIQPGPIGTEIRSNSIPHFERWIDWESSAVRPLYEKALIKRLYSAPDGPDMFELGPRAVSEKVLRALEARRPASRYKITTPTFAMAAMRRLLPRRTLDNLLARL, from the coding sequence GTGGCCGCCAAATCCATTCTCATCACCGGCTGTTCGAGCGGCATCGGCGCGGATTGCGCTGTCTTCTTGCGCGCGCAGGGCTGGCGCGTCTTCGCGTCCTGCCGGAATGAGGAGGATTGCGCGCGCCTGCGGGAGGACGGCTTCGAGGCGCCCCGCATCGATTACGAGGACGAGGCCAGTATCGAGGCGGGCCTCGAGGCCGTGCTCGAGGCCACGGGCGGCACGCTCGACGCGCTCTTCAACAACGGGGCCTACGCTGTCCCCGGCGCGGTCGAGGACCTGCCCCGCGCGGCCCTGCGGCAAAATCTCGAGGCCAACCTTCTCGGCTACCACGACCTCACGCGCCGGGTGATCCCGGTCATGCGCGCCCAAGGCCACGGGCGCATCCTGAATTGCTCTTCCGTTCTCGGCTTCGCGGCGCTACGCTGGCGGGGCTCCTACAACACCACGAAATTCGCGCTGGAGGGCCTGTCGGATACGCTGCGCCTCGAACTCCGCGGGACGGGCATCCACGTCGTGCTGATCCAGCCCGGCCCCATCGGCACCGAGATCCGCAGCAACTCCATCCCGCATTTCGAGCGTTGGATCGACTGGGAGAGCTCCGCGGTCCGCCCGCTCTACGAAAAGGCGCTCATCAAACGGCTCTACAGCGCGCCCGACGGGCCGGACATGTTCGAGCTCGGCCCGCGGGCGGTCTCCGAGAAAGTGCTGCGCGCGCTTGAAGCGCGCCGCCCGGCCAGCCGCTACAAGATCACCACGCCCACCTTCGCCATGGCCGCCATGCGGCGGCTCTTGCCGCGACGGACCCTCGACAACCTGCTTGCCCGGCTCTGA
- a CDS encoding FAD-binding protein, with amino-acid sequence MAVLLIAEIAGGELAVDATAKALTAAKQMGDVTILCAGDGCGEAAAEAAKLDGVSKVLCASDAAYGHDLAEPVADLIVSLAGDYSHIVAPSTAASKNILPRVAAMLDVMVISEVTAVVDADTFERPIYAGNAIQTVKSSDATKVATIRTSTFDAAGAGGSASVEEIAAAADPGLSSWVEDRVAESDRPELTSAGVVVSGGRGVGSEAEFAIIEKLADTLGAAVGASRAAVDSGYAPNDWQVGQTGKVVAPNLYVAVGISGAIQHLAGMKDSKIIVAINKDEEAPIFQVADYGLVADLFEAVPELTEKLG; translated from the coding sequence ATGGCTGTTCTTCTGATTGCTGAAATCGCGGGCGGTGAGCTCGCTGTCGATGCCACCGCCAAGGCGCTCACCGCGGCCAAGCAGATGGGCGACGTGACGATCCTCTGCGCGGGCGACGGGTGCGGCGAGGCCGCCGCCGAGGCCGCCAAGCTCGACGGCGTCTCAAAAGTCCTCTGCGCCTCCGACGCGGCCTATGGCCATGACCTGGCCGAGCCTGTGGCCGATCTGATCGTGTCGCTGGCGGGTGATTATTCCCACATCGTGGCGCCCTCCACGGCGGCCTCGAAGAACATCCTGCCCCGCGTGGCCGCGATGCTCGACGTCATGGTGATCTCCGAGGTCACCGCCGTCGTCGATGCAGACACGTTCGAGCGCCCGATCTATGCGGGCAACGCGATCCAGACGGTGAAGTCTTCCGACGCCACCAAGGTCGCCACGATCCGCACCTCCACCTTCGACGCCGCGGGCGCCGGTGGGTCGGCCTCCGTGGAAGAGATCGCTGCCGCCGCCGATCCGGGCCTGTCCTCCTGGGTGGAAGACCGCGTCGCCGAGAGCGACCGGCCCGAGCTCACCTCCGCCGGCGTCGTCGTCTCCGGCGGGCGCGGCGTGGGCTCCGAGGCGGAGTTCGCCATCATCGAGAAGCTGGCCGACACGCTGGGCGCTGCCGTGGGCGCGTCCCGCGCGGCCGTCGATTCCGGCTACGCCCCGAACGACTGGCAGGTGGGCCAGACCGGCAAGGTGGTCGCGCCCAACCTCTACGTCGCCGTGGGCATCTCCGGCGCGATCCAGCACCTCGCTGGTATGAAGGACTCCAAGATCATCGTGGCCATCAACAAAGATGAAGAAGCGCCGATCTTCCAGGTGGCCGATTACGGCCTCGTGGCCGACCTCTTCGAGGCGGTGCCCGAGCTGACGGAAAAGCTCGGCTAA